The nucleotide sequence GCTCCTTCCATTGATATCATTGCCAGAACCAGATTCTATCAGGAAGTGAACGGGCTGCGCAGCTTGGGTGCAGACTATGTTGTAGCTGAAGAGTATGAGGCATCGATAAGGATTTTCAATATTGTATTGAACAAGTATCTTATTTCCGGTGATGATATTGATAAATTTGAGAAACTTCTGCGGAAAAATTCTTATCAGGCTTTTGGGGATTACTCAGAAACGGATACATTTCACGATCTTTTAAACAACATTCCTGAATATGAGATTCAGACACTGTCACTGAAAAATCTGCCCTCTTTTGTGGGTAAAACATTTGAGGATTTACAGCTTATCAGAAGATTTGATATATTGGTGCTGGCAGTTAAGAAAGGCGATGAGCTTATCGCTAATCCTTTGGCGGACAGGGTTTTGGAAAGCGGTGATCAGCTTGTTGTTTTCGGCCGGAGCGACGGAATTAAAAAACTTTTCGGTGAGCAAAAGAAAAAATAAAGGTGGGTGTCATGTTTGAAGAGATAAAGAATGCGAGCACAAGAATAGGTAAATATATAAAACATATACCGCTGTATTACTCCAACAGGATTTCAGAGCTGTACGAAGGAGATATTTTTTTGAAACTTGAAAATCTTCAGAAAACGGGATCGTTCAAAATCAGAGGGGCTTTAAATTCCATTTTAAAGAATAAGGATAAATGTTCTTCCGGCGTTATTGCAGCTTCTGCCGGTAATCATGCCCAGGGGGTGGCTTACGGTGCACAACTATTGGATATTTCTGCAAAAATCGTTATGCCTGTGGATACCCCGCTTGTTAAGATAAAAAGTACAGAGTTTTACGGAGCCGAGGTTATTTTATACGGGGAAAACTATGATGAAGCATATAAAAAGGCTTCTGAAATTGCAGAAGATGAGAAACTATTTTTTATACATCCATTTGACAACAATGACGTTATTTGCGGACAGGGGACCATAGGAGAAGAGATTTTCAGTGAAAATAAGAAGATAGATCAAATTATTGTTCCTGTGGGAGGCGGTGGTCTGATTGCCGGTATAGGCTCATTTGTAAAGGAAATTAGCCCTTCCACAAAAATTATCGGTGTACAGGCCGACAATGTCTGCGGTATGACCAGGTTCTTGCAGGGTCGCAGTTTTTCAGACAATATGGCAGCTCCTACTCTGGCGGAAGGCATTGCTGTTAAAAAACCGGGAAAACGGACATCTGAAATATGTGAAAATGTTGTGGATGAAATGGTGACCGTTTCGGAAAATGATATTGCCAGAGCTGTTCTTGATTTTATAGAACTATCCAAGCTTGTTGTGGAGGGAGCCGGTGCTGTTCCTCTGGCGGCAGTTTATGCCTCATTGGCTGATGTGAAAAATTTGCGGACTGTGCTTGTAATTTCCGGGGGGAATATTGATGTTAATCTCATAACGAGGATTATTAATAAGGGGCTTATAAGTACCGGCCGGTTTGTTGAACTTACAATAAGCTTAAGGGACAGGCCCGGCGCCTTGGCCGGTATCACCGGTGTTATTGCCGAGACAGGGGCTAATATTCTGAATATTGAACACTTCCGTTTTGATAACACTCTGCCTGTGGGATTTACCCGGGTTACATTCAGTCTGGAAACCAAAGGGCTGGAGCATATAAGAAATGTCGTGGAAATCCTGAGACAGCACGGTTACGATGTTAATGTAAACAGTCAGATATTTTAAAAGATATCATGAGTTAGTGCTAAGTGTTAAGTTTTAAGTGCTAAGTTAAAAGCAAAAGCAGATGTAAAGGTAGAGGAAGATATGGTGAGAGAGTGAGGTAGTGAGATGGTTAATTAGTGTTAAGTTTACCCTGTTAAATGCTGCCCTGCAGCCAGGCGAAGCCGAATTTAACTGGGGTGTTAAGTGCTAAGTTAGTTAGCCCTGAGAAACTAGATAACTATTTGATAATACTTGAGTTAACCAAGGAAATATGCTAAAGTAATCCCACAGAAAAGTAAAGGAATAAGCAAAAAACCCGGGGGATTATATGCGTCCTAAGAAGCAAGATTCGACGACACAAGAGCTTTTAGAACCACTGCTTGTTAACATTATAGATATGAAACATCCATTAATACAATTAGCAGATAAAATAGACTGGGAATATTTTGAGAAAGAATTTGGCAGTCTTTATCACCGTAACGATGGTCGCCCAGGAATTCCAATGCGTATGATGGTTGGGTTTCATTATTTGAAATACACGTACAATTTGAGTGATGAAGACGTGGTGCATGGCTGGAAAGAAAACCCTTACTGGCAGTACTTCACTGGAGAAAAGGTATTCCAGACAAAGGTGCCGATAAATCCAACCAGCATGACAAGATTTCGGAATCGTTTAAAAGAAGAAGATTTGTTGAAGTTTTTAGAGGAGACAATTAACACTGCTTTTCGTAGTGGTTATCTTAATAAGAATGACGT is from Flexistipes sinusarabici DSM 4947 and encodes:
- the ilvA gene encoding threonine ammonia-lyase, with amino-acid sequence MFEEIKNASTRIGKYIKHIPLYYSNRISELYEGDIFLKLENLQKTGSFKIRGALNSILKNKDKCSSGVIAASAGNHAQGVAYGAQLLDISAKIVMPVDTPLVKIKSTEFYGAEVILYGENYDEAYKKASEIAEDEKLFFIHPFDNNDVICGQGTIGEEIFSENKKIDQIIVPVGGGGLIAGIGSFVKEISPSTKIIGVQADNVCGMTRFLQGRSFSDNMAAPTLAEGIAVKKPGKRTSEICENVVDEMVTVSENDIARAVLDFIELSKLVVEGAGAVPLAAVYASLADVKNLRTVLVISGGNIDVNLITRIINKGLISTGRFVELTISLRDRPGALAGITGVIAETGANILNIEHFRFDNTLPVGFTRVTFSLETKGLEHIRNVVEILRQHGYDVNVNSQIF